The genomic window CTAAGGTAATCAATAATttatagtatataaaaaaattcatagtgtaatattatatgaattactagctgacccgcgcaacttcgcttgcttcacctaagagaatgggtcaaaattttccccgttattgtaacatttttcgttgctactccgctcctaatgaccgtagcgtgatgttatataggctttagccttcctcgataaatgggctaactaacactgaaggaaaaaaaatcaaatcggaccagtagttcctgagattagcgcgttcaaacaaacaaacaaacaaactcttgagctttataatattagtatagattagtatgaGATGAGGTATAGGTACAGCTATATTACGTTAAATTTAAACCAATTTTAACCcctgaaattaatttaactgtACAAATATTTACCTCTTATAGGTATAGTCGTGTACTATAAAAGTGAAGTAGAACGGATATGAATGTTGTGGGATATCGAATTAAATACCGTTTAGCTGCCTCGGATTACTTCGTGACGACATCTTACAAAGCTGTGGTACACATAGAGcaagatatattatttaatacaatataacaaAGAGTTTAACAGATTTTGAACACTTTTTCAATGAAACAAAACTATTACATACTTGCATAAAAAAATCCAGCCTGTTTTGCCATCTGTGTAGGTAAAGAGAGAAAGATAAAAGAACGTCACTGTGCTACGACCCCTACAAACTTTtattgcttcattcacatccaataGCCATGCCTGTTATCATACAGGACTGCATGCTACGAGTTCTACGCACTTCACCTATTTgcaagacatcgccgatatAATTCGGGTATGTATCAGTCTATTATTCCTTGAACAATCTTTCGATAAAGAATAGAGCCTATTTTCAACTGAATTCTAATTCCGTCCACGCTACTACGCAACGGGGCTACGAGACCCGTATGCTCGTAGCAGTGCTACACGATGATATACTCGTAGACAATATCAGTGCTACACAAATACGAGCTAtatgtataaaagaaaatatgcctCATAAAGTTTTTAGGAATGCTTTTTGCTTTAGGAGTTTCcgaaaatcctctcttagtgctcctctaaaATTCACAAGGAATATACCAAATTTAAAGTTTccacgctcagtagtttcggctgtgcgttgtccatcagtcagtcactaacggaagagttttatatatgtatgtatacagggtcttctcataatagctggtgatattttgggaggtttttttttcatctttattGGCAGTATCGCCTCCtgaaatatcaccagctattatgagaagaccctgtatattgcgtcacataagagtgaacgGGTCAGAgtcttccccgtttttataacattttacgttgctactccgctcctaatggtcatagcgtaatgttatatagcctatagccttcctcgataaataggctatctaacagaaAATAAGATCTATCTAAAGATAATTTTTCTATTCGCACCAGTTATAGCAcctgattagcgcgttcaaacaaacaaacaaactcttcagctttataatattagaatagatttaattattttgcgtaAATCTATACCGTagaataattatcataaaaaatctattaaacaaGCACTTACTACACCTCTCAAAAGAATGGTTCATCAATGAACGATATTAAATTCCTGACCCACCTGTTGTGTCTCCGTCCTTGCAGCATCCCTCGAGATGACAGCCCCGTCACTCGCGGCTGGACCACGGTGACGAACACACGGATAAAGGTTAGTGagatagttaagttttattagttagttatttacaattttatgttaaataacttaacgtgatttttaattatgtgttacagttttaaaataattatttgcgtGGTGTTACGAATTGTTTATTCGTTTCTTAAATACTAGTTAACTCGTACTGATTCGCTTGCATATAATATCAttttacatattaggtcggtgaaaaagtcttttcgcattatagtatgtatgaacttgtaataaaatctctttggcttcaagaatcacatatgagtacacggttcattaggtttctttcagtgagctcgtgaggaacccaaatattgagcttttttgtgtagagaatagattttattacaagttcatacatactataatgcgtaaagactttttccccgacctaatatttattttcctcttCCAGATGCCCTTCACTCGCCCTCCTCACCTGACTCTGCCCACCACCTGGCGCCGGTTCACCACCGACCGTGGTCCTCTCCGCATCCAGGACCTGACGGAGGATCTCTGGGAACAGGCTGTAGACCTCCTGACTGCGTACTTCATGAAGGATGAACCGCCTTGCCGGTTTATTggtatgaaaccaacacaattgataaaggtttgcgaaactaaaataaacttttatcaattgtgttgttttcatctatactaatattataaagctgaagagtttgtttatttgtttgaacgcgttaatatcaggaactactaatccgatttggaaaaatctttcagtgttagatagcctatttattgaggaaggctataggctatataacattacgctacgaccaataggagcggagtagcaacgagaaatgttacaaaaacggggaaaattatgacgcatgtgacgcaagcgaagttgcccgggtcagctagtataatataataatcgaaactagttcatattcccactgtcaatgttacccaaatgattcaaagttacccaggttgagcTTATGAACGAAATTATCGcacttttaaactttgtatGTCTGAATATACAACTGtgaaaagaacattttatttttctaaaggtTTCCGtggaaatgtaaatattttttttttaattttctttatttttattaatttgcttttttacttgttattttcgACAGTCAGATTCCTGCCAATGTGAAGATTTTCAAGAAGTGATAGACGAGAAAACACTACTCAGTTATCCAGGtttagtttgtattatttttattttaacaatattctttcttttttgttctattaagataattaagcctttgtccagcagtggacgattcccagCTGAGATGATGAAGTTAATTATTCATCCATCTTtccctttttttatttcaagtttttaaaagtGACGATCACGACTTATCACCTAAGTTACCTTAAACAAGAGGTCATGGGCTTGTTTCTCACCAATAacattaaccctcttattcataaaaatatatcaaaggcttataaagtgttttgtttctttcactccttagcgaaatgaaaaagagaaaacatattatagtagctttttaactaaaacaggtttatagtgtgtttatgaaaaaGAGGGTAAATCTTTAAACTTGTTATTAACAATTGATTAGTTTATCCTAGATATTTATTTGGCTGCCTGATGATTAAGCAGCATGATTATATCAGCAATTATCAGGCAGCCAAAAGTGCTCTTAGGTCAATCAAAATTCTGTCTCTAAAACACCTCTTAggtacccccggtttctgagtacatttagcggtagtttatctattcaatagcgtttttttttaatgagttttgacgctattgaatagataaactaccgttattgtacctcagaaaccgggggttaaactatttattttctcCCCAGAAATCCACAAGCACCCCACAGCAGTAGCCGAGCTTCAGAAGCTGTGGCGCTCGACCCTCAAAGACAACCTGTCTCTGGCGTGTGTGGTGGACAATGATGACCTGCCTCCGAGGATCGTGGGGCTGAATGTACTCACTGTGGTGTGTAAGGAGGACAAGGAAGAACCCTTTCAGGTAAGTATTTgcatattataaactttattggtgaaagtgtataaataatctagatattaggtcggggaaaaagtcttttcgcattatagtatgtatgaacttgtaataacatcttttctctacacaaaaaagctcgatatttgggtacctcacgagctcacttcttcttcttgtcgtatctatggttagtggtcaacctcgtgtcaaagttgttcaagccgcccgaaaggcctttgacgtggcttagcgactgttatcttaatggacaacaatcgggaccgactttttacgtgccgtccgaagcacggagacgcgcAGCTCAAAATGTCGTGACCCATCTAttaaatgaccgcgccaaggtttgctcaacccacagatcggttaccgaccggtgagcgcaactggcttttCCTAACGCCTTACCTATTTCTTTACCAGACGGAAGACAAAGTATGGGCCCAGCTCTTCGGCGCCGTAGACCTAGTATCTCATAGCGTGGACATCTTCTCCCAGTACAACGTGGATAAGTATCTGACTGCGTACGGCCTGGTGGTGGACCCTGAGTGGAGGGGGAGgaatgttgggaaggagctgttGCTGGCCAGGTATGTGGTCAAGGTTTGAAGGTTTATGTAGGTCTACCATTgatattgtatgaaatttgtCTTTGAACTTTGTCATATCTCTCTGGTTCGTAGGTCAGAAGTTGTATATTAGTTTTGAAACGTTTTTAAGTAGTAAACGGGGTTATAGATCGCTgaattactaattataaaaaaatatagtagatacCTAAGTAGGAAAAGTTTATGTGGTGACCGTGTGGCCGTCTCCGATGTTTTTAGGGtctaaataagtaaataggtaagtaGCCACTAGAGTACAATATTGTCTTTCCAAACAGGGTTTTAAGGAGCCGCTAAGTCAAAATCTTGGAGCGGACTGAAGCTCGATACGTGCTCTTGGTATAACTATTGCTTTCTTatcgaatatattattattatgacatttataattacttgGCTAAAATaagatcttttaaaatacaCTAGAAGCTAGCTAGAAACACATTAATAACCCACATAACTCACTAATTTCTTATACACTGATAAGAATTCGGTTCTATTAATGATCGTCTTAAACATAATTtctaaccgactttaaaaaaatgataagttTTTTCGacgcaatattttttaaaccacaCGAAAACCAAAATCCTATCCAAATTATTTtctcaataacattttaaaacccctcaatttatttgtaaatcacTTATATTAATTCCGTTCCGCCGACGTCTCCAATCGTTTACCACACAATAGTCGGCCATCTTACTTTAATTAGAATATTACGGATGCCTTGTCTTTCCTGATAGCATTCTTTTGTTAAGGAATTTATAGGGTACGAGCAAGAATGTTTGGTATACTCGTATATATAGCTCCTTGTTTCGTGCTAGatttcttacccccggtttctgagtacatttggcggtaggttatctattcaatagcgttttttatatgagtttaaacgctattgtatagataaagtaccgctaaatgtaacaCAGAAATTGAGGTATAAGTTTCACGTTTTGATAggtattgtacataatatttgttaagaCAAAATTATTGCTCTCCAACCCGTGATTTTAGCCACTTGAATGTTAACCACAGTAAGACTGAAAACGGaagatttgttttaatttaatatgcgtttcattcaatttaagatagaataataaataaactattgaaGTTTTCAGAAAGCAATTAATTCGGAACAAAAACAGCCTTGcaaaatggaaatatttatgCAGCAGAAGCATAAACCCGAACCAGCGACTTTTGAATGAATACGCTTACTTTCTTTTTTGAGCACAAATGTCCCTTAATTAACCACAATTTATGTTGCCCTCTGCTTATCGGACCTGACTGAcccttttaatttatttttaacccgtAATATGCTGAACTAGTCTATTTTTAGTCTACGTAGTGAAAGAGGATGGTATAGTCCtgtagaattattattttatatcgcaactttgccgggtcagctacccggcaaacgttgctttgccatataaaaaaaaattgtgtcacttaggtgtatgaaaaatagattttagccgattctcaggcctactcaatatgctcaccaaatttcatgagaatcggtcaagccgtttcggaggagtatggcaacgaaaactgggacgcgagaattttatatattagatttaacgtatttcaaaaattatgtCAATGAGAGCGGAATCTTCTAGGTTTCGTCAAAtgaattttaagttttgttacTCTAGGCTACTCGTGGGAGAAAAACAGAAcgtgaaaatattaaaagcatttattaaaattaatacacaaggttataaaaagaaatatcttcaaaatatcatacaaatacaaaaactaaaataaaaataggtattttaaaaccatatttgtactcaaaataaaaggtaagtaacaaaaattaatACAAACCGTACTTTGGGATAACTTTTGAAGTTCGCCGTAACtctgataatataatctaatcatttataacaaaaaaaaaattattaaaatacgcaaataaaatcacaaaaaatacaacagatctaaaattaaaacgaataaaaaaatcttcataaaatcaaattataaaattagtatttttcttttcaggcaCCACATTTCTTGTTATATGATAAATTGGTTGTGCCACTCCCGTCTCTAGttcatcataataaatatgtttatcccTGTTAAAGGGATTCGGGTAGTAAGCAGCATAGATCACTTCATCCACCTCATATAATTTCACATCAATAAATTCTTGTATAAGCACTCCACTTTCTAACATTCGACTCATAACAAAGCAAGTCGGATGTCCTATTTTATTCCcccaaatattaaaaaacctcattcgaaaagacttttttatcGTATTTAATAAGTCTAGCAACCCTTCATCTGTCAATTTGTTTGCCGAAATGTCAAGTGAACGAATTTTTGAGTATGGCATCCCTAAACTTAGCGCTCTTGCTCCAAGATCATGAATTGTGTTGGCGGCtacatttaaaatgattaaaggAGGCTTTTCAGCTAAGAATTTAGCTATTAACTCTATACCGTAGTCACCAATTTTGTTATAACCAAGATCCAAATGTAATAAAGTATCGTTTCTTCTCAAACCTCTCGCAAAATACTCAACATCATGACTTATAAACTCATTTTTCTGTAAATGTAACTCAATAATTGAAGAATTTCTTTCTAAAAGATACTCGATATGATATGCCAACCATTTAGTTTCGTAAGAATATCGATTAAATAGCGGTATTATTCGACTAAAATCGAACACTCTTAGTGTTGTATTCGCTCCGTGATCGATTCGTAATGCTGTGATGATATGCGCTACACTGGACAACGTTTGACTTGTTTCCCCAATATCTAGATACTCTACAGTCTTATTATCCATCAAAAACTTAGCTAAACATTCCCCTGCTTTAGTTCCAAACTTATTTCCATTCAATCGTAACTCTTGTAGCTTCATATACTTCGCATATTTTGCTAAATTACAAATCGATTCGGCACTTAGTCGATTATTCATTATATTGAGATTCAAGACACTTGACCGACCTTTAACAAGGATTCTTTTTAACAACTTGAAGAACCCTTTATCAGTTATTCTGTTGTAACTCAAATCTATTTTCGTTATTCGTCTTGTCGAAGATTTAACATAATGGCAAATGGCCTTAATGTCTGTATCCATGACTCTCATATCATATCTGTCTTGTAAATCTTTTCCTCGTAACATCAAATTCCCCGTGCCATCAGAATTTCGCTCAGTAAACAAGTTTAAACGAATATTATTCAACTCGGTCCGAGATAGTTTATAAGGTATTTTAGTTATCTTGTCAAGTTGTGCGTCTGTATTGCATATGCATTTTCTTTTAGCGCACATGCATCTTTTGCTATGCGGTTTTGAAATTTCTTTTGACtgcattgtaaataaaataaaatttgttgttgttgattttTTACTTGGCTCTGTTAAAATGTCAATGTGACATTTTGTACCATAGAGTATAAAAATCTGGGTTGGGTTTATAAAGCATTGGTAACGAATGTGTACAGAGAGTATcgttttacaattattaaaaaatgactGTAACAGTTACGCTTCGGTATCTTTAACAATCTAAATTTCAGATAATTTACACACCCCCCCAACAAATTAAACACTTAAACTCTTAAATCGCTTTGTCAACAGTTCAAAACAAGATGAAGAACCACtcagtttgtttttaagtttatcgCAAACACACAGACAGAAATGACCTGGGTTATTTCATTGTATTTGTGTAGATTTTTACCCCAATACAAATAAGGCACAGACGAAGCCGTACACTCAAGCTAGTTTTGAACATAGACGTACGCTAAGTCAGTCCGTAACTGTTGAATAGTTAATGAAGAACAATTCAAAGTGAATATCAGATCAAACAGACTTTATTAGTGTTTGTGTTTCATGTATTTTAAATGAGCTGACTACATTCCTACCgcttaactttatattataatatttcgtattttaaaTGATGATTAACATGTATTCCTTAAGTGGCAAGGGGGTTTTGATCTTGAGTTATTTAGCAAACTATCTTACTAGCGGTTAAATTTTTTTCTACGGGAGTCAATCACCTGTTAGCCAATTAAAGGTAACGTTTAGAATGTCTCAAGTCTGATAATAAGTCATTAATATCCCGAA from Anticarsia gemmatalis isolate Benzon Research Colony breed Stoneville strain chromosome 28, ilAntGemm2 primary, whole genome shotgun sequence includes these protein-coding regions:
- the LOC142984735 gene encoding arylalkylamine N-acetyltransferase-like 2, whose protein sequence is MNDIKFLTHLLCLRPCSIPRDDSPVTRGWTTVTNTRIKMPFTRPPHLTLPTTWRRFTTDRGPLRIQDLTEDLWEQAVDLLTAYFMKDEPPCRFIEIHKHPTAVAELQKLWRSTLKDNLSLACVVDNDDLPPRIVGLNVLTVVCKEDKEEPFQTEDKVWAQLFGAVDLVSHSVDIFSQYNVDKYLTAYGLVVDPEWRGRNVGKELLLARIPLCKALGVKVTATVFTAGASQAVAKKAGFEDLFEITYEELAKKGFVFPGIEKDTKSSKMMAMVI
- the LOC142984820 gene encoding uncharacterized protein LOC142984820, translating into MQSKEISKPHSKRCMCAKRKCICNTDAQLDKITKIPYKLSRTELNNIRLNLFTERNSDGTGNLMLRGKDLQDRYDMRVMDTDIKAICHYVKSSTRRITKIDLSYNRITDKGFFKLLKRILVKGRSSVLNLNIMNNRLSAESICNLAKYAKYMKLQELRLNGNKFGTKAGECLAKFLMDNKTVEYLDIGETSQTLSSVAHIITALRIDHGANTTLRVFDFSRIIPLFNRYSYETKWLAYHIEYLLERNSSIIELHLQKNEFISHDVEYFARGLRRNDTLLHLDLGYNKIGDYGIELIAKFLAEKPPLIILNVAANTIHDLGARALSLGMPYSKIRSLDISANKLTDEGLLDLLNTIKKSFRMRFFNIWGNKIGHPTCFVMSRMLESGVLIQEFIDVKLYEVDEVIYAAYYPNPFNRDKHIYYDELETGVAQPIYHITRNVVPEKKNTNFII